In Lactuca sativa cultivar Salinas chromosome 5, Lsat_Salinas_v11, whole genome shotgun sequence, the DNA window AAGCCAGTTCTTGGAGAGAGGTATGAATCACCACACCAACTAAAGCTTTGTTTGAAAAACTACTCTATAAGTAGGGGTTATCCAATTAGGTTCAAGAAATGTGATAGCGTAAGGCTCGTGGCTGTATGTGCAAGTGACCTTGAGAAATTTCAATGTCCCTTTGTTGTAAGGGCATCATGGATGAGCACTAAAAGATCATTCCAAATCAAAAAAATGGTTGAGCAACATACCCGTGTTAGGAATTTCCGTAGTGCTAATCTTATGGATCCCACATGGATAGCTAGGCAGTTTCTGAAGGAGATGATTAGGAAACCAAATCTGAAATTTAAGGAAATGCAAGCTATTATTCAAATCAGGTTCCATTGCAAGGTTTCATGGTCAAAATGTTACAGAGCAAAGTGTAGGGCAATTTCTTTAATAGATGGAAAGTTGAGTGATCACTATGTAAAAGTTTGGGATTATGGACATGAACTGATGAGGTCTAATCCAGGGAGTACAATTCAAATATTTGTCACTGTAAACCCTGATAACACTATTACTTTCCATAGAGTGTATACATGTTTTAAGGCTATCAAAGAAGGATGGAAAGTTGGTTGTCGAAGAGTTATAGGGTTTGATGGGAGTTTTTTGAAAGGACAATGTAAAGGTGAGCTGCTAACTGCCATAGGGAGGGATGCAAATAACCATGTGTATCCCATTGCTTGGGCAGTAGTTGAAAATGAGAACAAGCCCAACTGGCAATGGTTCTTAGAACTATTACATGATGACCTGGAATTACAAGGAGGCTTGGATTTGTGTGTTATTTCTGATCAACACAAGGTAATGTTTtcaattatctttttttttcatttcatttatacaTGTATCAAGCAGTTAGTAATGAAATTTTTTAATGTAATTGATAGGGTCTTTTGGAAGTTGTATGCAAATTTCAGAAAGGTCTTCAGTGGTATAGAGTTCAAGAATATGTTTTGGACAGTTTACAAGTCAACTGTTGAAGGAGACTTCAAATTGAATATGGAGAAGATCAGAGAAGTCAATCCTGCTGCTTATGATCATTTGATGGCAAAGGAGCATAAATCTTGGTGCAGGGCATTTTTTTAAAGGTGGAATGGCATGAGAGGCTGTTAAAAATGGAATGGCAGAGTGCTTTAATGCCATCATACTTGATGCCAGAAAGAAGCGTTTGTTGGCCATGCTTGAGGAGATTAGACTATATATGATGGAAATGTTATTTAACATGAAGCAAGAAGCACGTAAATGGGTGAATAATGTGTGTCCAGGACCTATTAAGAAAATGGATGAGTTTGCTTTTGATATCAAGTAAGTATTATAAATTTAAGACAATGTATGAGTTTAGTATTAAGACTCAATATGTATACTAATTAAAACTGTTAATGCGTTTGCAGGAGTTGGTATGTTCATCCTAGTGGTTTGAATGCTTTTGAAGTGAGAAATGGCGTCCACTCATATGGAGTGAACTTAGAGGGGATGTACTGTACATGCAGACTTTCGGAGTAATCTGGGATCCCCTGTGTCCATGCCCAAGCAACCAAAATTTACACACATTAGGATCCAACTACATTCATCAGCACAAGGTATGGTAAGGACAAGTTTTTAGCTACTTATGAGTCTAACATCCTTCCTGTTAATGACAATAATATGTGGGAACCAACACCTTACACCAAACCACTACCACCTATTGAAAGAAGGATGCCAGGAAGGCCTTGTATGAAAAGGAAAAGGCATGTCTCTGAGCATCAAGACAGGTTCTCCTAAGTCTCCTCTAAGGGTAGAACTGTCCAATGTCATAATTGTATGCAAATGGGGCACAGTAAAGTGTCTTGCAAGAGTCCCTCAGTCAAACCAACACCAAAGCCTAAGAAGAAAATAGGAAGGCCAATGTTGAATCCAGAATTGACCAATTGCACTAGACTTGGGAGAGGTGGTGGAAGAGGTGGTAGAAGAGGTGGAAGAGGTGGTGGAAGATGGTCTACCAGTGTTGAAAGAACCTGGGATTGAGACTCAATTTGTCACCCAAACAACACCTAATGTTGAAAGTCAATTTGTCACCCAAACAGCACCTACTGTTGACAGTGAACATGTACCAGAAACACAGGAAGCAGATGTTAAGATTAATGATGAAGGTGATGGTCTTGATGTTGCCATAAACCATGGAACTCCACATATTGGGACCTAAACATCCTTAGAGTATAAATATCTCAACATATGTAAAATAAACAACATATTGGTCTTTTCATAATGTC includes these proteins:
- the LOC128126183 gene encoding uncharacterized protein LOC128126183, which codes for METIDDFDTIDVELDEFFKHKQRSRCKDEFLNNVTDEALDECTIPEINLNDLEGMSEDEAPQEKQSDSEGDDEDKLQFQYSTHDLKVKWNNMKPVLGERYESPHQLKLCLKNYSISRGYPIRFKKCDSVRLVAVCASDLEKFQCPFVVRASWMSTKRSFQIKKMVEQHTRVRNFRSANLMDPTWIARQFLKEMIRKPNLKFKEMQAIIQIRFHCKVSWSKCYRAKCRAISLIDGKLSDHYVKVWDYGHELMRSNPGSTIQIFVTVNPDNTITFHRVYTCFKAIKEGWKVGCRRVIGFDGSFLKGQCKGELLTAIGRDANNHVYPIAWAVVENENKPNWQWFLELLHDDLELQGGLDLCVISDQHKGLLEVVCKFQKGLQWYRVQEYVLDSLQVNC